A single Lactuca sativa cultivar Salinas chromosome 8, Lsat_Salinas_v11, whole genome shotgun sequence DNA region contains:
- the LOC111879232 gene encoding uncharacterized protein LOC111879232 isoform X1 produces the protein MASSSSNSHVTLEVGEEHTYTYPYPSNLSATGFTTVKLSGRDEYGMWKTQMLCLLESHGMLGFIDGTLMCPQPISISGKEKVGDHQTHYRLWRRSDALVKGWIFGSLSKPTLGYVLDRLHQQRNANDFSGKDAWDELHTMYAPVGIPPELLVVEDTPQDKDRAKNLDRLYNYTEAGYWNGVEDILRQEKVAVTDKITNNGNTALHAAVGSFRGREFLEKLLEKIPENTQLTNIRNSDGSTLLHVAAISGNNETADILVARDPHMLLAKDKEGQTPLALALSNMHTHTARHLLRHINTLTDDIQKDALFSGTTGDDLLVTVISSKDFGKCRLLVKNLATIPTYIIDTTDFGKYVDFARELLMHYKTLHTDAVLMAIAQNFPARHKATDILMWVDDHFINPCNEIIYHRWDLTLICIPILFVISCIIMSFLYILGMLVYLFFKEGHQNFEDAIGLLAEVSMLIREKNHFSSYHHYYTNPILEASRQNAYEFVDKIMHHFPNAIWSANEDGHNIIQYAVVNRSEKIYNLLYWMSQHRNICRTIKDSSGNNLLHLATRLAPNNKLNLISGEALQIQRELQWFKEVERFICPLSIIQKNSFNETPQTIFTREHKELVIEGQKWMKSTAESYTITAALIITIVFAAAITVPGGNKQEGGLPVFTNHTAFTIFAISDAISLFSAVTSLLMFLSILTARFAEQDFLFKLPTKLIIGLATLFISTTAMIVAFAATLYLVFGQSNSRILIPIAVLTCLPITSFVTLQFPLVIELMSATYGGSIFGDKQTYYPLY, from the exons ATGGCAAGCTCAAGCTCCAATTCACATGTCACTCTCGAAGTTGGAGAagaacacacatacacatacccATACCCATCAAATCTATCTGCAACAGGCTTTACCACTGTGAAGCTGAGTGGTAGGGATGAGTATGGTATGTGGAAAACACAGATGCTATGTCTATTGGAGAGTCATGGTATGCTTGGTTTCATCGATGGTACACTCATGTGCCCTCAACCCATTAGTATTTCAGGGAAGGAAAAAGTGGGTGACCATCAAACTCACTACAGGCTGTGGAGAAGATCAGATGCACTTGTGAAGGGTTGGATTTTTGGTTCTCTCTCTAAACCAACATTAGGGTATGTTTTGGATCGTCTCCATCAACAGAGAAATGCAAATGATTTTAGTGGAAAAGATGCATGGGATGAACTCCACACTATGTATGCTCCTGTTGGTATTCCACCTGAACTGCTAGTAGTTGAAG ATACACCACAAGATAAAGACAGAGCAAAGAATCTCGACAGATTATACAATTATACTGAAGCTGGTTACTGGAATGGGGTCGAAGACATACTGAGGCAGGAAAAGGTTGCAGTGACGGACAAAATCACCAATAATGGCAACACCGCGCTCCATGCAGCAGTCGGTAGTTTCAGGGGCCGAGAATTCTTAGAGAAATTGTTGGAAAAGATACCTGAAAACACACAACTAACGAATATAAGAAATTCAGATGGAAGCACACTGCTTCATGTCGCTGCCATTAGTGGCAACAATGAAACTGCTGATATCTTGGTGGCAAGGGACCCACATATGTTGTTGGCCAAGGACAAGGAAGGTCAGACACCACTAGCCTTGGCTCTTTCTAATATGCATACCCACACAGCCCGACATCTTTTGCGGCACATCAATACTCTTACTGATGATATACAGAAGGATGCTCTGTTTTCTGGCACAACTGGTGATGACCTTCTAGTTACTGTTATTTCCTCTAAAGATTTTGGTAAGTGTCGACTTTTAGTAAAAAACCTAGCTACTATACCCACTTATATAATTGATACGACTGACTTTGGAAAATACGTAGACTTTGCAAGAGAACTGTTAATGCATTATAAAACATTGCATACTGATGCTGTGCTGATGGCTATAGCTCAAAATTTCCCTGCTAGACATaaag CGACTGATATACTTATGTGGGTAGACGACCATTTCATAAACCCTTGCAATGAAATTATTTATCACAGATGGGATTTGACGTTGATATGCATCCCAATCTTATTTG TGATTTCCTGCATCATTATGTCTTTCCTGTATATCCTTGGGATGTTAG TGTATCTATTCTTTAAAGAGGGACATCAAAATTTTGAAGATGCTATAGGCCTGTTGGCAGAGGTATCTATGTTGATAAGGGAAAAAAACCACTTCAGCTCTTACCATCACTATTACACAAATCCGATTCTTGAAGCCAGTAGACAAAATGCATACGAGTTTGTAGATAAAATTATGCATCACTTCCCTAATGCAATTTGGAGTGCCAATGAAGATGGCCACAACATTATTCAGTATGCTGTGGTAAATCGCTCAGAAAAGATTTACAACCTACTATATTGGATGAGCCAACATAGGAATATATGTCGAACAATTAAAGACTCTTCAGGGAATAACCTATTGCATCTAGCTACAAGATTGGCACCTAACAACAAACTGAATCTTATATCGGGGGAAGCTTTACAAATACAACGTGAACTACAATGGTTTAAG GAAGTGGAAAGATTCATTTGTCCTCTAAGCATCATACAAAAGAACTCTTTCAACGAAACACCACAAACAATATTTACTAGAGAACACAAGGAGTTGGTGATTGAGGGACAAAAATGGATGAAGTCCACTGCAGAGTCCTACACGATTACAGCTGCATTAATCATCACCATTGTGTTTGCAGCAGCTATAACAGTGCCAGGAGGAAATAAGCAAGAAGGTGGGCTACCAGTGTTTACCAACCACACTGCCTTCACAATATTTGCAATATCAGACGCCATATCATTATTCTCAGCTGTTACTTCATTGTTAATGTTTTTGTCGATTCTCACTGCACGTTTCGCTGAACAAGACTTTCTCTTTAAGTTGCCTACAAAGTTGATAATTGGTTTGGCCACCTTGTTCATCTCAACCACAGCCATGATAGTAGCTTTTGCTGCAACGTTATACCTTGTATTTGGCCAAAGCAACTCAAGGATTCTTATTCCTATAGCTGTGCTGACATGCCTACCAATTACTTCTTTTGTGACCCTGCAGTTCCCTCTTGTCATAGAGTTGATGAGTGCTACATATGGTGGTAGTATTTTTGGTGATAAGCAAACATATTAtcctttatattaa
- the LOC111879232 gene encoding uncharacterized protein LOC111879232 isoform X2, which yields MASSSSNSHVTLEVGEEHTYTYPYPSNLSATGFTTVKLSGRDEYGMWKTQMLCLLESHGMLGFIDGTLMCPQPISISGKEKVGDHQTHYRLWRRSDALVKGWIFGSLSKPTLGYVLDRLHQQRNANDFSGKDAWDELHTMYAPVGIPPELLVVEDTPQDKDRAKNLDRLYNYTEAGYWNGVEDILRQEKVAVTDKITNNGNTALHAAVGSFRGREFLEKLLEKIPENTQLTNIRNSDGSTLLHVAAISGNNETADILVARDPHMLLAKDKEGQTPLALALSNMHTHTARHLLRHINTLTDDIQKDALFSGTTGDDLLVTVISSKDFDFARELLMHYKTLHTDAVLMAIAQNFPARHKATDILMWVDDHFINPCNEIIYHRWDLTLICIPILFVISCIIMSFLYILGMLVYLFFKEGHQNFEDAIGLLAEVSMLIREKNHFSSYHHYYTNPILEASRQNAYEFVDKIMHHFPNAIWSANEDGHNIIQYAVVNRSEKIYNLLYWMSQHRNICRTIKDSSGNNLLHLATRLAPNNKLNLISGEALQIQRELQWFKEVERFICPLSIIQKNSFNETPQTIFTREHKELVIEGQKWMKSTAESYTITAALIITIVFAAAITVPGGNKQEGGLPVFTNHTAFTIFAISDAISLFSAVTSLLMFLSILTARFAEQDFLFKLPTKLIIGLATLFISTTAMIVAFAATLYLVFGQSNSRILIPIAVLTCLPITSFVTLQFPLVIELMSATYGGSIFGDKQTYYPLY from the exons ATGGCAAGCTCAAGCTCCAATTCACATGTCACTCTCGAAGTTGGAGAagaacacacatacacatacccATACCCATCAAATCTATCTGCAACAGGCTTTACCACTGTGAAGCTGAGTGGTAGGGATGAGTATGGTATGTGGAAAACACAGATGCTATGTCTATTGGAGAGTCATGGTATGCTTGGTTTCATCGATGGTACACTCATGTGCCCTCAACCCATTAGTATTTCAGGGAAGGAAAAAGTGGGTGACCATCAAACTCACTACAGGCTGTGGAGAAGATCAGATGCACTTGTGAAGGGTTGGATTTTTGGTTCTCTCTCTAAACCAACATTAGGGTATGTTTTGGATCGTCTCCATCAACAGAGAAATGCAAATGATTTTAGTGGAAAAGATGCATGGGATGAACTCCACACTATGTATGCTCCTGTTGGTATTCCACCTGAACTGCTAGTAGTTGAAG ATACACCACAAGATAAAGACAGAGCAAAGAATCTCGACAGATTATACAATTATACTGAAGCTGGTTACTGGAATGGGGTCGAAGACATACTGAGGCAGGAAAAGGTTGCAGTGACGGACAAAATCACCAATAATGGCAACACCGCGCTCCATGCAGCAGTCGGTAGTTTCAGGGGCCGAGAATTCTTAGAGAAATTGTTGGAAAAGATACCTGAAAACACACAACTAACGAATATAAGAAATTCAGATGGAAGCACACTGCTTCATGTCGCTGCCATTAGTGGCAACAATGAAACTGCTGATATCTTGGTGGCAAGGGACCCACATATGTTGTTGGCCAAGGACAAGGAAGGTCAGACACCACTAGCCTTGGCTCTTTCTAATATGCATACCCACACAGCCCGACATCTTTTGCGGCACATCAATACTCTTACTGATGATATACAGAAGGATGCTCTGTTTTCTGGCACAACTGGTGATGACCTTCTAGTTACTGTTATTTCCTCTAAAGATTTTG ACTTTGCAAGAGAACTGTTAATGCATTATAAAACATTGCATACTGATGCTGTGCTGATGGCTATAGCTCAAAATTTCCCTGCTAGACATaaag CGACTGATATACTTATGTGGGTAGACGACCATTTCATAAACCCTTGCAATGAAATTATTTATCACAGATGGGATTTGACGTTGATATGCATCCCAATCTTATTTG TGATTTCCTGCATCATTATGTCTTTCCTGTATATCCTTGGGATGTTAG TGTATCTATTCTTTAAAGAGGGACATCAAAATTTTGAAGATGCTATAGGCCTGTTGGCAGAGGTATCTATGTTGATAAGGGAAAAAAACCACTTCAGCTCTTACCATCACTATTACACAAATCCGATTCTTGAAGCCAGTAGACAAAATGCATACGAGTTTGTAGATAAAATTATGCATCACTTCCCTAATGCAATTTGGAGTGCCAATGAAGATGGCCACAACATTATTCAGTATGCTGTGGTAAATCGCTCAGAAAAGATTTACAACCTACTATATTGGATGAGCCAACATAGGAATATATGTCGAACAATTAAAGACTCTTCAGGGAATAACCTATTGCATCTAGCTACAAGATTGGCACCTAACAACAAACTGAATCTTATATCGGGGGAAGCTTTACAAATACAACGTGAACTACAATGGTTTAAG GAAGTGGAAAGATTCATTTGTCCTCTAAGCATCATACAAAAGAACTCTTTCAACGAAACACCACAAACAATATTTACTAGAGAACACAAGGAGTTGGTGATTGAGGGACAAAAATGGATGAAGTCCACTGCAGAGTCCTACACGATTACAGCTGCATTAATCATCACCATTGTGTTTGCAGCAGCTATAACAGTGCCAGGAGGAAATAAGCAAGAAGGTGGGCTACCAGTGTTTACCAACCACACTGCCTTCACAATATTTGCAATATCAGACGCCATATCATTATTCTCAGCTGTTACTTCATTGTTAATGTTTTTGTCGATTCTCACTGCACGTTTCGCTGAACAAGACTTTCTCTTTAAGTTGCCTACAAAGTTGATAATTGGTTTGGCCACCTTGTTCATCTCAACCACAGCCATGATAGTAGCTTTTGCTGCAACGTTATACCTTGTATTTGGCCAAAGCAACTCAAGGATTCTTATTCCTATAGCTGTGCTGACATGCCTACCAATTACTTCTTTTGTGACCCTGCAGTTCCCTCTTGTCATAGAGTTGATGAGTGCTACATATGGTGGTAGTATTTTTGGTGATAAGCAAACATATTAtcctttatattaa
- the LOC111879232 gene encoding ankyrin repeat-containing protein ITN1 isoform X3, protein MASSSSNSHVTLEVGEEHTYTYPYPSNLSATGFTTVKLSGRDEYGMWKTQMLCLLESHGMLGFIDGTLMCPQPISISGKEKVGDHQTHYRLWRRSDALVKGWIFGSLSKPTLGYVLDRLHQQRNANDFSGKDAWDELHTMYAPVGIPPELLVVEDTPQDKDRAKNLDRLYNYTEAGYWNGVEDILRQEKVAVTDKITNNGNTALHAAVGSFRGREFLEKLLEKIPENTQLTNIRNSDGSTLLHVAAISGNNETADILVARDPHMLLAKDKEGQTPLALALSNMHTHTARHLLRHINTLTDDIQKDALFSGTTGDDLLVTVISSKDFVISCIIMSFLYILGMLVYLFFKEGHQNFEDAIGLLAEVSMLIREKNHFSSYHHYYTNPILEASRQNAYEFVDKIMHHFPNAIWSANEDGHNIIQYAVVNRSEKIYNLLYWMSQHRNICRTIKDSSGNNLLHLATRLAPNNKLNLISGEALQIQRELQWFKEVERFICPLSIIQKNSFNETPQTIFTREHKELVIEGQKWMKSTAESYTITAALIITIVFAAAITVPGGNKQEGGLPVFTNHTAFTIFAISDAISLFSAVTSLLMFLSILTARFAEQDFLFKLPTKLIIGLATLFISTTAMIVAFAATLYLVFGQSNSRILIPIAVLTCLPITSFVTLQFPLVIELMSATYGGSIFGDKQTYYPLY, encoded by the exons ATGGCAAGCTCAAGCTCCAATTCACATGTCACTCTCGAAGTTGGAGAagaacacacatacacatacccATACCCATCAAATCTATCTGCAACAGGCTTTACCACTGTGAAGCTGAGTGGTAGGGATGAGTATGGTATGTGGAAAACACAGATGCTATGTCTATTGGAGAGTCATGGTATGCTTGGTTTCATCGATGGTACACTCATGTGCCCTCAACCCATTAGTATTTCAGGGAAGGAAAAAGTGGGTGACCATCAAACTCACTACAGGCTGTGGAGAAGATCAGATGCACTTGTGAAGGGTTGGATTTTTGGTTCTCTCTCTAAACCAACATTAGGGTATGTTTTGGATCGTCTCCATCAACAGAGAAATGCAAATGATTTTAGTGGAAAAGATGCATGGGATGAACTCCACACTATGTATGCTCCTGTTGGTATTCCACCTGAACTGCTAGTAGTTGAAG ATACACCACAAGATAAAGACAGAGCAAAGAATCTCGACAGATTATACAATTATACTGAAGCTGGTTACTGGAATGGGGTCGAAGACATACTGAGGCAGGAAAAGGTTGCAGTGACGGACAAAATCACCAATAATGGCAACACCGCGCTCCATGCAGCAGTCGGTAGTTTCAGGGGCCGAGAATTCTTAGAGAAATTGTTGGAAAAGATACCTGAAAACACACAACTAACGAATATAAGAAATTCAGATGGAAGCACACTGCTTCATGTCGCTGCCATTAGTGGCAACAATGAAACTGCTGATATCTTGGTGGCAAGGGACCCACATATGTTGTTGGCCAAGGACAAGGAAGGTCAGACACCACTAGCCTTGGCTCTTTCTAATATGCATACCCACACAGCCCGACATCTTTTGCGGCACATCAATACTCTTACTGATGATATACAGAAGGATGCTCTGTTTTCTGGCACAACTGGTGATGACCTTCTAGTTACTGTTATTTCCTCTAAAGATTTTG TGATTTCCTGCATCATTATGTCTTTCCTGTATATCCTTGGGATGTTAG TGTATCTATTCTTTAAAGAGGGACATCAAAATTTTGAAGATGCTATAGGCCTGTTGGCAGAGGTATCTATGTTGATAAGGGAAAAAAACCACTTCAGCTCTTACCATCACTATTACACAAATCCGATTCTTGAAGCCAGTAGACAAAATGCATACGAGTTTGTAGATAAAATTATGCATCACTTCCCTAATGCAATTTGGAGTGCCAATGAAGATGGCCACAACATTATTCAGTATGCTGTGGTAAATCGCTCAGAAAAGATTTACAACCTACTATATTGGATGAGCCAACATAGGAATATATGTCGAACAATTAAAGACTCTTCAGGGAATAACCTATTGCATCTAGCTACAAGATTGGCACCTAACAACAAACTGAATCTTATATCGGGGGAAGCTTTACAAATACAACGTGAACTACAATGGTTTAAG GAAGTGGAAAGATTCATTTGTCCTCTAAGCATCATACAAAAGAACTCTTTCAACGAAACACCACAAACAATATTTACTAGAGAACACAAGGAGTTGGTGATTGAGGGACAAAAATGGATGAAGTCCACTGCAGAGTCCTACACGATTACAGCTGCATTAATCATCACCATTGTGTTTGCAGCAGCTATAACAGTGCCAGGAGGAAATAAGCAAGAAGGTGGGCTACCAGTGTTTACCAACCACACTGCCTTCACAATATTTGCAATATCAGACGCCATATCATTATTCTCAGCTGTTACTTCATTGTTAATGTTTTTGTCGATTCTCACTGCACGTTTCGCTGAACAAGACTTTCTCTTTAAGTTGCCTACAAAGTTGATAATTGGTTTGGCCACCTTGTTCATCTCAACCACAGCCATGATAGTAGCTTTTGCTGCAACGTTATACCTTGTATTTGGCCAAAGCAACTCAAGGATTCTTATTCCTATAGCTGTGCTGACATGCCTACCAATTACTTCTTTTGTGACCCTGCAGTTCCCTCTTGTCATAGAGTTGATGAGTGCTACATATGGTGGTAGTATTTTTGGTGATAAGCAAACATATTAtcctttatattaa